The following nucleotide sequence is from Pseudoalteromonas xiamenensis.
ACTGCTTCCTGTGGCAAGGATAAAGTTTAACGCCTGTTCGCCATCCATCACGGGCATCTGAATATCCATTAAGATCAGATCAAACTCATCATCTAACACCGCTTGAACTGCCAACTGACCATTTTCAACACACGTAACCTCTAGACCCATTCGTTCTAAAATCCTAGAAATGAGCTTGCGATTATCTTCATGGTCTTCCGCTAATAATACTTTGCCTTCCAGATCCGTATTATGTTCTTCTGCACGATGGTATTGCTGGTCCTGATAATCTCGATGGATTTCTTCAAAGTTACTGATCCAACGCGTTTTATCTGTTGGGTAAAGTCCCAAGGTCAATGTAAACTCTGTTCCTGAACCAACCTCGCTCTTAACCTCAATATCGCCATCTAATTTCTGCGCTAAGCTCTTCGAAATATTAAGTCCAAGACCTGTTCCGCCGTACTTACGACTCGTAGACGAATCGGCTTGGTAAAAGGCAGTGAATAGCTGTTTTTGCTCTTGAGAGGTCATGCCGATACCGGTGTCTTTAACGCTAATGAACAACCTATTCTCAGCCTGTTTGACTTCGATGGATATTTTCCCAACAGTAGTAAATTTCATAGCGTTTGACGTTAGGTTCAATAAAATCTGGCGAAGACGTGTAGGATCAATCACGATGTAATCAGGCAATGGAAAATGATATTTCAACTCGAACTCGAGTCCTTTATCTCTTATCTGTTTACCCAATAAAGATTCTACCTGAGCAATCGTATCAAAAAGGTTCGATTCTATTAGTTCGACTTCAAGTCTATTCGCTTCAATCTTCGACATATCTAAAATGTCATTAATCAATCCGAGTACATGACGAGCATTTTGTAAAATAATCCCGATGGCATTGTTACGTTCGTTCGGTTTTATGTCTCCGAGCACTATCCCATCTGCATAACCAATAATTGACGTCATAGGGGTACGGATTTCATGGCTCATATTGGCCAAAAAGCGACTCTTTGCTTCACTCGCATCTCGCAGTTCTGAGGCCAACTGCTCAAGTTCAAAAGTGCGTTTCAAAACTTTTGCTTCGAGGTTTTTATTTAATTCCAAATTGTCATCATGTAGTAATCGGAATTTATCCGCCACCGCGAATGCAAGTAGCATGGCATCTAGTGCTGTACCTATCAGACCAAGTAAATACAAATTAACGGTTAGTGGTGGCAAAATACCTAAATTAGTCAAATTTCCGACCATGTTCGGGATCATCATCGCCACGTATGCCAATACGAAATAACGCGCGGGCTTAAAGCCATCTAAAATACAGCGCACGCCTATATACAGACCTAGGCAAAGGGCAACGCCGGTGACCAAAGTTGACCATAAAAAGCCAAACCCTGGGAATAAAATGCAAAACGGAACGCCCATCGTAGCGACAATACCCACCAGCATTGAAGCTTGCGCTAGATTTGGGTGCGACTCTTTCAAACGAAGCAAATTATTGTAAAACAGGATATTGGTGATTGGCGTCAGCGCAAAACCCAACCAGTGAAGATGGGCGGAGTAAACATTAAAGAGTTGATCTGAAATATGGAAAAAGTGGCTCCACGCAAAAACCCAACAGGCGGTAAATGCCGCGTAATACAGGTGAGTTGTGTCTTTTGAGCCAATGTAAATTAGTAAGTTGTATAGTCCAAGCACAATCCCTACGCCAAAACATAGCGTCATGATGAGATTTTCAACGATAACCTGCTGCTTAAACTGTTCCACTGGCATAATAACCAGCTTGGTTGGCGTGTAAAAGAAGTCACTTTCAAGAAGTGTG
It contains:
- a CDS encoding 7TM diverse intracellular signaling domain-containing protein codes for the protein MRIFLLVFCLFLSGITCFSEAKEFVYTEDKQSENLHTVATLYASAEHTRFPSQFEDVATWASSLPKLQNTSLFGGRYWLVLDLVNASPYDELVLYPYNTVVSKIESRIYSKTGVERYVTGGNTPNEFAFHYGNTIRLKPGERYTLVTLLESDFFYTPTKLVIMPVEQFKQQVIVENLIMTLCFGVGIVLGLYNLLIYIGSKDTTHLYYAAFTACWVFAWSHFFHISDQLFNVYSAHLHWLGFALTPITNILFYNNLLRLKESHPNLAQASMLVGIVATMGVPFCILFPGFGFLWSTLVTGVALCLGLYIGVRCILDGFKPARYFVLAYVAMMIPNMVGNLTNLGILPPLTVNLYLLGLIGTALDAMLLAFAVADKFRLLHDDNLELNKNLEAKVLKRTFELEQLASELRDASEAKSRFLANMSHEIRTPMTSIIGYADGIVLGDIKPNERNNAIGIILQNARHVLGLINDILDMSKIEANRLEVELIESNLFDTIAQVESLLGKQIRDKGLEFELKYHFPLPDYIVIDPTRLRQILLNLTSNAMKFTTVGKISIEVKQAENRLFISVKDTGIGMTSQEQKQLFTAFYQADSSTSRKYGGTGLGLNISKSLAQKLDGDIEVKSEVGSGTEFTLTLGLYPTDKTRWISNFEEIHRDYQDQQYHRAEEHNTDLEGKVLLAEDHEDNRKLISRILERMGLEVTCVENGQLAVQAVLDDEFDLILMDIQMPVMDGEQALNFILATGSSTPVIALTANTMRHEIERYLKQGFIDHLAKPIDRDVFAKKVSHYLNAPAPKEVSLPEDEFARLQEKYISGLHEQKVQIQNQAKYQDYEGLGRSIHAVKGTAGMFDCNAIQEKATALDSALKEQDLARIDDLVSQLLKAIDSAIELGCEKAS